The Treponema sp. J25 genome has a window encoding:
- the pcnB gene encoding polynucleotide adenylyltransferase PcnB: MRIRYATTPRGTLEKQALVYTREEHRITLNLVDPDAVMIVTRLKSFHYETYIVGGAVRDLLIGKKPKDFDIVTNATPHQIKRIFRNSRIIGKRFRLVHVYVGNKIFEVATFRSIKDGHTGNTYGTIEEDVLRRDFTLNALFYDPVEEVVLDFVGGVEDIRNRRLKAIIPREVIFKDDPVRMIRAVKYAVMTGFSIPWYLAWQIRREAPLLDTVSPSRRTEEMSKIVSSGYAYPIVEELFKYGLYRYLQPRAAGLCKKDRLFKKAYFASLQALDKKVQEAGTVSMGDALVFLIRSYVEITSPWDKEKENLEVYRDTFREVRQFIMPLNPPRLALEQALRLLFRERGIVVKKHRLPKNKKGAPSFPELFKEEQEGDHRSTPSLSERPRRKKRRRKGKKTPLAEHAPI; the protein is encoded by the coding sequence TTGCGAATTCGCTATGCTACCACTCCCAGGGGAACACTGGAAAAACAAGCCCTGGTGTATACGAGGGAAGAACATCGGATCACCCTGAATTTGGTAGATCCCGATGCGGTAATGATTGTGACACGACTGAAATCCTTTCACTACGAGACCTATATTGTGGGAGGTGCCGTTCGGGACCTTCTCATCGGTAAAAAACCCAAGGACTTTGACATTGTTACCAATGCGACCCCTCATCAGATAAAACGGATTTTTAGAAACTCCCGCATTATTGGTAAACGGTTTCGGCTGGTCCACGTCTACGTAGGAAATAAAATTTTTGAAGTGGCCACCTTTCGTTCCATTAAGGATGGCCATACGGGAAACACCTACGGCACTATCGAAGAGGATGTTTTACGGCGGGATTTTACCCTGAATGCCCTTTTTTACGATCCTGTGGAAGAGGTGGTGCTTGATTTTGTCGGCGGGGTAGAGGACATTCGAAATCGCCGGCTGAAGGCAATTATCCCTCGGGAGGTTATTTTTAAGGATGATCCGGTCCGCATGATTCGGGCCGTAAAATACGCGGTCATGACAGGTTTTTCTATCCCCTGGTACCTGGCCTGGCAGATCCGTCGAGAAGCTCCCTTGCTCGATACGGTATCGCCTTCTCGGCGGACAGAAGAAATGTCCAAAATCGTAAGTTCCGGGTATGCCTATCCCATTGTAGAGGAGCTTTTTAAGTACGGATTGTATCGTTATTTACAACCCCGGGCGGCAGGGCTTTGTAAAAAAGATCGGCTTTTTAAGAAAGCCTATTTTGCTTCGTTACAAGCCCTGGATAAAAAGGTGCAGGAGGCCGGTACCGTTTCTATGGGGGACGCCCTGGTTTTTTTGATTCGTTCCTATGTGGAAATAACATCGCCCTGGGATAAAGAAAAAGAAAATCTGGAAGTGTACCGGGATACGTTCCGGGAGGTTCGCCAGTTTATCATGCCCCTTAATCCTCCCCGCCTTGCGCTGGAACAGGCCCTGCGACTGTTATTCCGGGAACGGGGCATCGTTGTTAAAAAACATCGCCTTCCGAAAAATAAAAAGGGGGCCCCCTCTTTCCCTGAGCTTTTTAAAGAGGAACAAGAAGGGGACCACCGGAGTACCCCTTCGCTCTCTGAACGCCCGAGAAGGAAAAAACGACGAAGAAAAGGAAAAAAGACCCCCCTCGCAGAGCATGCTCCTATTTAA